One Synechocystis sp. LKSZ1 genomic window, AAATGACCAGTTCCCTTCAAGAATTGCCGTCAAAATTTGTGAGGAAAACCGATGGTAGACCCGAGCCGTCAAGCGATTGCCTTTATTTCGGACCATGCTGATCCCGCCGCAGAAATCGGCATGGAAGAAGCGGGGGGGCAGAACGTCTACGTCCGCCAAATGGGAGAGAACTTAGCGGCCCTGGGTTGGCATGTCGATATTTTTACTCGCAAAAGTAATGCAAATGATCTTTCTATTGTTCAACATTCCCCCCACTGTCGTACCATTCGCCTAACCGCAGGGCCAGAAACCTTCATTCCTCGGGATCAGTTGTTTGAACACATGCCGGAATTTCTAGATAATTTACAGAAATTTCAGACCAAACAGGCTATTCACTATCCCTTGCTCCATACTAATTATTGGCTGTCTGCCTGGGTCGGGATGCAACTCCAGCAAAAAAACAATGTTCAGTTAATTCATACTTATCACTCCCTGGGACGAGTGAAGTACGAAACCATGCAAACCCGGCCGGCTGTTGCGGAAACACGTTTGGCAGTGGAGCAACAAATTCTGGAACAGGCCAATTGTGTGGTGGCCACCAGTCCCCAGGAAAAAGAGGCCCTGCGTAGTTTAATTTCCCAACAGGGACAAGTGGAAGTCATTCCCTGCGGTACAACTCCCAATTTTCACTGCATCCCCAAAGCAACGGCTCGGGAAAAACTGGGCTGGCATCCCCAGGAACGAGTAGTGCTCTACGTGGGCCGTTTTGATCCGCGCAAGGGGATTGAGACCCTCGTCCGGGCCTGTGCCCACCTTAAGGAAATGGGAACTCCCCATCTCAAACTGGTGATTGTGGGGGGCAGTAGTGTGGAGCGTTTGGATGGCCCAGAGCGCAAGCGCATTGAAACCCTAGTCGATCACCTAGATTTGGTAAAACAAACGCATTTTGCGGGGCGCATTGACCACAATTGGCTCCCCTGGTATTACAGTGCCGCCGATGTTTGCGTCATCCCCAGCTATTATGAACCCTTTGGTCTGGTGGCCATCGAGGCCATTGCCTGCGGCACTCCCGTTATCGCCTCTAAGGTCGGGGGCCTACGATTTACCGTGATTCCCGAAGAAACGGGCCTGTTAGTCCCCCCGCGGGATGTGGATGAGTTGGCCGTAGCCATCGAGCGGGTGTTGCAGGATGAACTCTGGGCCAAAAAACTGAAAAAACAAACCAGCCATCCCCATAATTCCCGCTTTAGCTGGAAAAATTCAGCCATGCAGTTGAGCGACCTCTACCGCTACATTCTGGCTCGCTCGATCATGCACGACCAGCCCTGGAATCCCAAAATTTCCCGGCTACCCGGCGCGACCGATCCGCTCCGTATTGCCGCTGTTTAGTGGGTCAGGCCATGCTGAAGGGCAAAGCGGACTAATTCCGTCCGGCTATTGGTGCCGGTTTTTCCGAAAAGACGACTGACATACTTTTCCACGTTGCGGACACTGGTCTTGAGTTGGGACGCAATTTCTTTATTCATCAGGCCCTGGGCCACCAGGTCTAGCACACTCTGCTCTCGGGGGGTCAGATCGATTTTCATGGGGGCCGGGGTGGTGGTCAGACCGGCCGGGTGACTAATCTGTTCCTTGAGGGTGCGGATTTCCTGGTAAATTTCCTGCAGTTTATTGGATTCACTACTAGCCTCAAGATTGACCTGACGTCGGGCCAATAAATTGTGAATCATCGCCTCCAATTCCTCCGGATCAAAGGGTTTAGAGAGGTAAGCATCACACCCCGACTGATAGCCCTGAATGCGGTCACAGGTCATCCCCCGTGCCGTTAAAAAGATAACGGGTAAGCTTTTAAAGCGTGGATCGGCCCGCAACTGGGCCAACAGTTGATAGCCATCCACCTGAGGCATCATGATATCGGAGATAATCAATTCCGGCAGATGGTATTGCAGATAATCCCAGGCTTCAATCGCGTTACTAGCCGCATGGACTTGAAACTCGCCCCCATCTTCTAAATAGGCCTGCACCGACTCCCGCACACCGGGTTCATCATCAACCAGTAACAGGGGGGTAGGACTGGACATAGGGCGTTAGGGAGAGGAAAGCTTAGATATTAGTAGACCCTTATTGTGGCACTATCGGGAGAGTCTCGTCTAGGAGCAATCCCTCTATCCAAGAATTAAACTTGGGACACAAAAAGGTTAGGCCGAGACCGGGAAAATGAGTTCTAGGGGAAGAGACAAATCCGGCAGGGAGGGCAGGGGAACTGCTTGGTCGGGAAGGTAAATCAGACATTGACGGTAGCCAAAGCCTTGATGACTACGGGCATAGGGCTGGGAATAGACCTCTAGCTGACGATCTAGCAAATTAACAATCCAATACTCGGGAATCTGGGCCTCGGCATAGAGGGCCAATTTAACGTCACGATCGTAGTTGAGGGACGAATCCGCAATTTCAATCAACCAGAGAATATCCGCTGGCGTGGGATGGCTGGATAGGTAATGGTCTTTCCGTTCTCGTACAATGGCAAAGTCCGGCTCCGGCTCACTACTAGCGGATAAACCAATGGGGTCTTGACAGCGCAGGTAGAGCGACTCTGGCAAGCTAGCGGAGAGCAACCGCAGAAGTTGCATGGTACAGAAAGTGTAGGCTGTGCCCTTGGCAATCATTTCAATGATTTCTCCTTTAATCAGTTCTACCCGCGGCTGTTCTCGAAAAAAGCCCTGTTCCGTCAACCAGTAATATTCTTTGAGGGAAATTTTCCGTCGGGTCATGGTGCTGGTCATCGTTTACTCACCTCTACGCGCTATCAATCCTTGGAAAGATGGCTGACTGGGTTAGGCCAGGGCCAATCCCCTCTGCTATGCTAACTTAGCCGGCTAACTAGACTGAATGGCCCTCCCACCGTCATTTCTGAAACGTTTTGTTAAAAACTATTACAGAATAAGTCTGAAGGGGATCGCTATACCAGAGAATAATTGGGACAGGTTGCCTAGAGAGCTACGGAGGTTCCGTCCTGACTGGCGACTGTCTTGGTTAATAAAGCCAGCTTAAAACCACCTTAACTTCTATTTTTTGGAGGAATCCATCCATGAGTATCGTCACGAAATCAATCGTGAATGCTGATGCCGAAGCCCGCTACCTGAGCCCCGGTGAGCTAGATAGAATCAAAGCCTTCGTGACCGGCGGTGCCGCTCGTCTTCGCATCGCTGAAACCCTGACCGGTGCCCGCGAAACCATCGTTAAACAAGCCGGTGACCGCTTATTCCAAAAGCGCCCCGACATCGTTTCTCCCGGTGGTAACGCCTACGGTGAAGAAATGACCGCTACCTGTCTGCGGGACATGGATTACTACCTCCGCTTGATCACCTACGGAGTTGTTTCTGGTGATGTCACCCCCATCGAAGAAATCGGCTTGGTGGGTGTTCGTGAAATGTACAAATCCTTAGGAACTGACGTGGGTGCAGTTGCTCAAAGTGTACGCGAAATGAAAGAAGTTGCCTCTGGCCTTATGTCTGCTGACGATGCCGCTGAAGCCTCTTCCTACTTCGACTACGTTATTGGTGCGATGAGCTAGGGATTGCCGTTAAGACCATCGTCTTCGACAAACGCCATCTACTTTTAGCAATTTTTCACACAAAGTAAGATTCAAGGAAATAAACAACTATGCAAGACGCAATTACGGCTGTAATCAACTCTGCTGACGTCCAAGGCAAGTACCTCGATAGCTCCGCCATGGACAAACTGAAAAACTACTTCGCTAGCGGTGAACTCCGTGTGCGTGCCGCCAGCGTTATCAGCGCCAACGCCGCCACCATCGTTAAAGAAGCCGTTGCCAAATCCCTGCTGTACTCTGATGTCACCCGTCCCGGTGGCAACATGTACACCACCCGTCGTTATGCGGCTTGTATCCGTGACCTAGACTACTACCTCCGCTATGCCACCTACGCCATGCTGGCTGGCAACCCCTCCATCTTGGATGAGCGGGTTCTCAACGGTCTGAAAGAAACCTACAACTCTCTGGGCGTTCCCATCTCCTCCACCGTTCAAGCGATCCAAGCGATCAAAGAAGTCACCGCTAGCCTGGTTGGCGCTGATGCTGGTAAAGAAATGGGTGTTTACCTCGATTACATCTGCTCTGGCTTAAGCTAGATCATTCCCTACAACAACTGGCATTTCACATTGTCAGAATTGAGGTTCGGGACGTCTAGAGTGAGTGCTAGAGAGTTTAAGGCGGGTAATTAGCTTGCTTTAATAGTCTAGTATTGACTCCGGACTCCCGATCCTTGTTGTATTCAAGGCAATTGTTTTGATTGAAAACGTTTTAGGAGACCTTAGCCCCATGCGGATGTTTAAAATTACGGCCTGTGTACCGAGTCAAACCCGAATTCGGACTCAGCGGGAATTGCAAAATACCTATTTCACCAAATTAGTCCCCTACGATAACTGGTTTCGTGAGCAACAACGCATCATGAAAATGGGCGGCAAAATTATGAAGGTTGAGCTAGCCACGGGCAAGCCCGGAACCAATGCTGGCTTAATGTAGTTTTTATGATTTTGGACTAACCAAATACAGAGAAGAGGTCAATCAACTGACCTCTTTTTGATTCAGGGGGGATGCCACCCGTTGAGTGACGCCCTGAACCACTATTCAGCTTGGATAGCTTCAACCGCTCGCTCTAGCATGGTTTCGTCGAGGTGTTTTTCCGATTGACGCTCGTCGGTCAGCAGTTCCCGGGCCTTTTCTGCGACGGTTTCAGGGATGGTCGTGTCGATTTCAGTGGCTCGTTCCAGCATGGTTTCCTGGAGATGTTCTTCCTGCTGGCGTTCCTTGGCCATTAATTCGCGGGCTTTGTCTTGAGTACTCATGGTGATTGCTTAACGGTTACAGGGGCTACCATTCCACTGTATCGGGGGACTGATCTTCTCAGGAGGCCTGAGTCAAAAAAGTTTATGCTTTTGCGTTTTCAGCAAGCTTCGATGTCATAACAGCATAAAAGGGGTCAGGGCCAGCCATACCTAGCAACTGTAGAAGGCCCGGCAGGGGAGTCGCCGTTTTGATCACGACTTCTGGGGCCGAAAAGCCCGCTACACTTTGGCAATAGGCTTTAACCAACTGAAGATGATGGGCATCAGTTCCCTCGCGCCAGGCCGCAATCGCTTTTTGATAGAACATACGGTTAGAAAAGCTGACAATCAGTTGACCGCCGGGTTTCAGGACTCGATAAACTTCGCTAAAAATGGCCTCGGGATATTGTAGATACTGCACTGACACCGTGATCAACACCGCATCAAAATCCTGATCCGGTAGGGGTAATTGCAGATTTTGGTTCAAATTTTGGACAAAGTAGTGATTTAAACGGGGATTCTTGGCAAGTTCTTCGGCATTGAGGCCATGGCCCTCGACCCATGCAAAATCCATGTCCGTTGGTAAGTGGGAGACCCAACTGCTCATCAAATCCAAAACACGACTATGGGGCCTGAGTCGTTCCCGGTAGAGTTGGGTTAACTGATCAATAAAATGGGCATCCACATGGGTCACAAAACGAGGATAGGCATAGAAGGCCGTATCATCACTGTTATCTAGCTTGGTACGGTCTTCGGCCCGGAGACAGAAAGAAGAGCGAGGGGAAATGGACATGCTTACTCTGTAGTTTTAAGAGGGAGCGTTTAGCCGAGGAGAATACTTGGCTATGGTTAAAAATTGTAAAGTTTCTCCCTGATTTCTGCCGTAGCCATCATGAGGTCTGCTCAAATAAGGCTTTAATCAACAAGTAGTAAATTTTAAGGGCAGAGAGGCTTTATGCTCGCGGCGGATTGCTACCGGCCAGCATTTGTGAAAGTAGATGATGAACTAACTGCAAGACAAACAAAATTACGAAAATAGGATTATTGAATAAGTATCTTCTCCACAAACGTCGCGGTTCCCGAATGAGTCGATAGGCCCACTCCAGTCCTAGCGGCATTAGCCAGCGCGGTGCTTGAGCGACCTCTCCACTGTGAAAATTAAAGGCCGCTCCAACCCCAATCATCACGGCCGTTAGTTGTCGATAATGCCTGGCCATCCAGATTTCCTGTTTCGGACATCCTAGGCCCACAAAAATCAGTTTTGCTCCTGCTTGTCTGATGCGTTCGATATCTTTTGCTTCTTCGGCAAAAGTCAGAGGACGAAAAGGGGGTGAATAGGCACCGGTAATGTCTAGACCAGGCAATAACTGTCGTAAATAATCCTGTAACTTCTCTAAAGTTTTATCTGTTCCGCCGTAAAGATAGATGGGAATGTTCTGTTGAGCGGCCTGACGGCAGAGGGCCAGCATCAGATCAGGGCCATAGACACGGTCTTGTTGATGAAGGCCAAGTAGACGTAGGCCCCAAACCAAAGGCATTCCATCCGGTGTTACAAGATTTGCTTCGTTGATAACTTGTTGGTAAGTCGGTTGCCAATAAGCCGTCATAACTACATGAACGTTAGCAGCAACGACATAGCTAGCCTGGCTGGTGCAAATCCAATCCAGGATCTGTTGGCAGGCCATTTCGTAGCTTGTCCCATCAATACGGGTTTTGAGGATTACACGACTGGTTGGCATAGTGGTGGCAATAATAATGCACTTCGTAAAATTGGCAACGAAAGGACTGACCCCAACAACGCTATGATACCTTTCGCCCAATCCTGAGCCTGCTGTCGTGATGCGTGCGATCCGAGAATACTTTCAATGTCTCATTAACCCAGTAATGATGCCCATGGCCCTACGGGTAGCCCTGGTAGTGGGCTCGTTGCTGTTACTGATCAATCATGGTTCTGCCATTATGGGCCACCGCATGAGTCGTGAACGTTGGTTGGCAGCTATCTTAACTTACCTCGTTCCCTATGCCGTTAATATTCACGGCCAGTATATCAGTCGTCCAAAAACGCTTCCCACGATGCATTCCCGACAACAGCCTACCCGCGTATAGGGCCAGGGCCTTTTGCTCAAGCCAACCTCTGCGTTGATTTTGAGACCAGGAGAAGGAAATCCAGTCAATTTACCGGCCTGATCGGACTAGACTTTGAAGCAGTCAGGTTTGTTATCTACAAGAAGGCCAATTGGCCAACAAACCGAACACGCTTCCATGTTTTGATAAAGCTAAACCTCTGGCTATCCACTGATTGCCGTTATTTTCATGTCTAATTTTACTACCCCTTGGCTTGACCCCCTGACCTACCGATTGAGTAATCGTTTTTTTAACTGGCTGGGCCGTTGCTTGCTCCCCGAATGGGACCGGAGACTCTTGGGTCTGAGCCGTTTGCCGATCCAGACCATCATTGATATTGGGGCCAATGAAGGGCAATTTGCCAAAAAGATCAAGAAGCATTTTCCCCAGGCCATGATTTATGCTTTTGAACCCCTACCCGTTCCCTTTCAACAATTGTCTCGCTGGGCCCAATCCTATCCTGATCAGGTGATCCCCTTTAATTTGGCCCTGGGAGAAACCACAACAACCATTGAAATGAAAAGTCATTTGTACTTTAATCCCTCGTCATCGGTGCTGGCAACGACGGCCCTGTGTGAAACCATCTATCCCATGGTTAAAAAACAGGAAAAAATCCGCCTGGCCCAATCGACTCTCGACCAGGTGATGCAGGGCCATGATCTAAGGCCAGATATTTTAATTAAACTCGATGTCCAGGGCTACGAAGACCGGGTTCTACGGGGTGGGATGGCGACGCTCCAGCGGGCCAAGGCCTGTATTATTGAAGTCTCCCTCGATCCCCTCTACGAAGCGCAAGCTCAATTTCGGGATATTTTTGTCCTCCTGGATGGCCTGGGCTACGTCTATGCCGGTAATCTAGACCAGATGCTGGCCAGGGATGGTCATGTTCGTTATTTTAATGCTGTCTTTATTAATTCCCGTCTCTAGGCCCGTTTATGCGTGTTGAAGCTTGCTGTCAGTCCCTCCTGACCCATTTTCTCCCCCTGGTAGACCCCCAACGTCAGGGCCTCTGTCTTGATGTCGGGGTGGGAACCTTTGCCTTTTACTGCGAACAGTTTGCGCGTCTTGGTTTTCCCACGGTGGCGGTGGAACCCCTGCCTGTTCCCCAGTTAAAGCGCCTGGCCAAAGCCCTATCCTTTCAGCTGATTGAGGCCTGTTTATCCGACACCAATGGCCAGCAGACCTTGTATCAGGGACGATTTGCAGGGTTTTTCAATAGCAACTTTAGTTCCCTCTCGCCGGACTGGTTTGGGGCCTCCCCCCGAGCCACCTTGGTGCCGACCCAGACCCTGCCTACCCTCATCCAGGCCCTACAACCGGGCCAGATCACCTGTTTAAAACTCGACATTGAAGGCTGGGAGTTTAATGTGCTAAAGCAACTGCCCCTCCTGCCAGCGGCCCTCCGCCCTAAGGTGATCCTGTTTGAATACGGCGGCGGGGCCAGTAAGCATCGGGACGAAAAAGGCTGGAGTCAACACTTTTTTGAGGGTACCCTCAACTGCCTGCGCGTCCTCCAGGCCTGTGGCTACCAGGACAGCCTATTAATTGATTTTGCTCCCCAGACCCAGGAAACCCGTTTTCACCTACCGACAATAGAAACAACAACGGACGAGTCTCTCCTAAATCTGTTTCCCGATCACTGCATTTACGGCAACATCATCAGTTTTTTAGACTATCCGCTGAATGCAGAATGGGTAGCTCAGCTCTGTCGTCCTTACTATCGCGTCAATCCCCTAGAGCGCTTGGTGAGCCAGCTTGTCTCCCGCTAGGCCTTAATCCGGGGCGTAGGTTTTGAGCAATTCGTTCATCTGCTCAAGTAAATCCTTGCGCACTGGTAAGTCGAGGGGGTTGCGGTCGGGCAGTTGGGGCC contains:
- a CDS encoding phycobilisome linker polypeptide; protein product: MRMFKITACVPSQTRIRTQRELQNTYFTKLVPYDNWFREQQRIMKMGGKIMKVELATGKPGTNAGLM
- a CDS encoding FkbM family methyltransferase; its protein translation is MRVEACCQSLLTHFLPLVDPQRQGLCLDVGVGTFAFYCEQFARLGFPTVAVEPLPVPQLKRLAKALSFQLIEACLSDTNGQQTLYQGRFAGFFNSNFSSLSPDWFGASPRATLVPTQTLPTLIQALQPGQITCLKLDIEGWEFNVLKQLPLLPAALRPKVILFEYGGGASKHRDEKGWSQHFFEGTLNCLRVLQACGYQDSLLIDFAPQTQETRFHLPTIETTTDESLLNLFPDHCIYGNIISFLDYPLNAEWVAQLCRPYYRVNPLERLVSQLVSR
- a CDS encoding class I SAM-dependent methyltransferase — encoded protein: MSISPRSSFCLRAEDRTKLDNSDDTAFYAYPRFVTHVDAHFIDQLTQLYRERLRPHSRVLDLMSSWVSHLPTDMDFAWVEGHGLNAEELAKNPRLNHYFVQNLNQNLQLPLPDQDFDAVLITVSVQYLQYPEAIFSEVYRVLKPGGQLIVSFSNRMFYQKAIAAWREGTDAHHLQLVKAYCQSVAGFSAPEVVIKTATPLPGLLQLLGMAGPDPFYAVMTSKLAENAKA
- a CDS encoding WecB/TagA/CpsF family glycosyltransferase, with the protein product MPTSRVILKTRIDGTSYEMACQQILDWICTSQASYVVAANVHVVMTAYWQPTYQQVINEANLVTPDGMPLVWGLRLLGLHQQDRVYGPDLMLALCRQAAQQNIPIYLYGGTDKTLEKLQDYLRQLLPGLDITGAYSPPFRPLTFAEEAKDIERIRQAGAKLIFVGLGCPKQEIWMARHYRQLTAVMIGVGAAFNFHSGEVAQAPRWLMPLGLEWAYRLIREPRRLWRRYLFNNPIFVILFVLQLVHHLLSQMLAGSNPPRA
- a CDS encoding glycosyltransferase, whose amino-acid sequence is MVDPSRQAIAFISDHADPAAEIGMEEAGGQNVYVRQMGENLAALGWHVDIFTRKSNANDLSIVQHSPHCRTIRLTAGPETFIPRDQLFEHMPEFLDNLQKFQTKQAIHYPLLHTNYWLSAWVGMQLQQKNNVQLIHTYHSLGRVKYETMQTRPAVAETRLAVEQQILEQANCVVATSPQEKEALRSLISQQGQVEVIPCGTTPNFHCIPKATAREKLGWHPQERVVLYVGRFDPRKGIETLVRACAHLKEMGTPHLKLVIVGGSSVERLDGPERKRIETLVDHLDLVKQTHFAGRIDHNWLPWYYSAADVCVIPSYYEPFGLVAIEAIACGTPVIASKVGGLRFTVIPEETGLLVPPRDVDELAVAIERVLQDELWAKKLKKQTSHPHNSRFSWKNSAMQLSDLYRYILARSIMHDQPWNPKISRLPGATDPLRIAAV
- a CDS encoding FkbM family methyltransferase, whose amino-acid sequence is MSNFTTPWLDPLTYRLSNRFFNWLGRCLLPEWDRRLLGLSRLPIQTIIDIGANEGQFAKKIKKHFPQAMIYAFEPLPVPFQQLSRWAQSYPDQVIPFNLALGETTTTIEMKSHLYFNPSSSVLATTALCETIYPMVKKQEKIRLAQSTLDQVMQGHDLRPDILIKLDVQGYEDRVLRGGMATLQRAKACIIEVSLDPLYEAQAQFRDIFVLLDGLGYVYAGNLDQMLARDGHVRYFNAVFINSRL
- a CDS encoding allophycocyanin — its product is MSIVTKSIVNADAEARYLSPGELDRIKAFVTGGAARLRIAETLTGARETIVKQAGDRLFQKRPDIVSPGGNAYGEEMTATCLRDMDYYLRLITYGVVSGDVTPIEEIGLVGVREMYKSLGTDVGAVAQSVREMKEVASGLMSADDAAEASSYFDYVIGAMS
- a CDS encoding response regulator transcription factor; protein product: MSSPTPLLLVDDEPGVRESVQAYLEDGGEFQVHAASNAIEAWDYLQYHLPELIISDIMMPQVDGYQLLAQLRADPRFKSLPVIFLTARGMTCDRIQGYQSGCDAYLSKPFDPEELEAMIHNLLARRQVNLEASSESNKLQEIYQEIRTLKEQISHPAGLTTTPAPMKIDLTPREQSVLDLVAQGLMNKEIASQLKTSVRNVEKYVSRLFGKTGTNSRTELVRFALQHGLTH
- the nrtS gene encoding nitrate/nitrite transporter NrtS gives rise to the protein MRAIREYFQCLINPVMMPMALRVALVVGSLLLLINHGSAIMGHRMSRERWLAAILTYLVPYAVNIHGQYISRPKTLPTMHSRQQPTRV
- a CDS encoding Uma2 family endonuclease; this encodes MTSTMTRRKISLKEYYWLTEQGFFREQPRVELIKGEIIEMIAKGTAYTFCTMQLLRLLSASLPESLYLRCQDPIGLSASSEPEPDFAIVRERKDHYLSSHPTPADILWLIEIADSSLNYDRDVKLALYAEAQIPEYWIVNLLDRQLEVYSQPYARSHQGFGYRQCLIYLPDQAVPLPSLPDLSLPLELIFPVSA
- the apcB gene encoding allophycocyanin subunit beta; translation: MQDAITAVINSADVQGKYLDSSAMDKLKNYFASGELRVRAASVISANAATIVKEAVAKSLLYSDVTRPGGNMYTTRRYAACIRDLDYYLRYATYAMLAGNPSILDERVLNGLKETYNSLGVPISSTVQAIQAIKEVTASLVGADAGKEMGVYLDYICSGLS